The Budorcas taxicolor isolate Tak-1 chromosome 5, Takin1.1, whole genome shotgun sequence genome includes a window with the following:
- the FGF23 gene encoding fibroblast growth factor 23, translated as MLGAGLGLWVCTLSCAVQAYPNSSPLLGSSWGGLTHLYTATARNSYHLQIHGDGHVDGSPQQTVYSALMIRSEDAGFVVITGVMSRRYLCMDFTGNIFGSHHFSPESCRFRQRTLENGYDVYHSPQHRFLVSLGRAKRAFLPGTNPPPYAQFLSRRNEIPLPHFAATARPRRHTRSAHDGGDPLSVLKPRARATPVPAACSQELPSAEDAGPAASDPLGVLRGHRLDVRAGSAGAERCRPFPGFA; from the exons ATGTTGGGGGCCGGCCTGGGGCTCTGGGTCTGCACCCTGAGCTGTGCGGTCCAAGCCTATCCCAACAGCTCCCCGCTGCTGGGCTCCAGCTGGGGCGGCCTCACCCACCTGTACACAGCCACGGCCAGGAACAGCTACCACCTGCAGATCCATGGAGACGGGCACGTAGATGGCTCCCCGCAGCAGACCGTCTACA GCGCCCTGATGATCAGATCGGAGGATGCGGGCTTTGTGGTGATAACAGGTGTGATGAGCAGGCGGTACCTCTGCATGGACTTCACAGGCAACATTTTTGGATCC CATCACTTCAGCCCGGAGAGCTGCCGGTTCCGGCAGCGGACGCTGGAGAACGGCTACGACGTGTACCACTCGCCGCAGCACCGCTTCCTCGTCAGCCTGGGCCGGGCCAAGCGCGCCTTCCTGCCGGGCACCAACCCGCCCCCATACGCGCAGTTCCTGTCGCGCAGGAACGAGATCCCGCTGCCGCACTTCGCCGCCACCGCGCGGCCCCGGCGCCACACGCGCAGCGCGCACGACGGCGGGGACCCGCTCAGCGTGCTCAAGCCGCGCGCCCGCGCCACGCCCGTGCCCGCCGCCTGCTCCCAGGAGCTACCCAGCGCCGAGGACGCCGGCCCTGCCGCCAGCGACCCGCTCGGGGTGCTCCGCGGACACCGGCTGGACGTGCGCGCCGGCTCCGCGGGCGCCGAGCGCTGCCGGCCCTTCCCCGGCTTCGCCTAG